In the genome of Coraliomargarita algicola, one region contains:
- a CDS encoding sensor histidine kinase, producing the protein MNDLSHWRQQMHWLLACMLLLLTCSSLRAVEGIDMTTGGHWRDPSVKKPWSVDGKNVYGTDGHYFFNVSTSSKKKSNNRPIEENRLVSLPDYITQVTPAANSVTASSNGYLKIDHPTEDLPAKVESGLLIIKQPKDIRTVDALQIKLGKLPQPYGIRIGILINNADKLKLSPQAVSLRTSDGNWKRRIIDIPDSLKGTWVFFNVPATHSGQSLILSLSSRNERITTLGGLIFDAPISEDPQMALSVTTTTPIETNAEVVWKADIHNNKTEQLEWTEWLAQQLLRSYRQNKARLQAIEAELATLPVTYGGEPTGSGGYLTSWQSSAFNRTRLMFKWQQPVEIDAVALLPLRLYLGDEAGLTENAYWPNDIEIRASVDGEFVSLAHLVDSQQDIRHSLPEFVTFEPIQTQLLEIRFTNLPKRMGNNQYAGGFSEIFVFSGKANIAPRARLTTNSSREGYRVFSRDYLTDEQTPLGLPEIGPRSSGGLGFTLVTRQRLHEPSQKLDLIYPEDQTIDAVRLDPAVIYKPGQAFPVRFTIELLDADENPLVSDNSYREIPLRNPGLNPYTAHFPATSSRIVRLNFIESSQPTELSRPWIQLSEMTPLYQGSPLPLIGRVFNPQKSQPRIARGLSDPSGIQLFWSDQSVYDGMTQSGKLLPHREWLEGLNRRQRLLEEQKHLSTAQVATLKEVRLLSQWITLALIVLLLSSALYYTIHHRLQVRREMRDTRERIASDLHDDVGSNLGTINIHTEYLMDQIKDPAHTARLKAIFKLAKESSFGLREVLHTTAPRIGRSQNLLPHLEELTKLSLFDVQYSLQLDPASNTALSAPLLRKDFLLFYKEALYNIQHHAACSQVQISLQQTPRTIELTISDNGVGMSQEKLAKKHTLRTLKLRAKGLKAELQIQSEVNQGTHIRLSIPHTAMPQADTNK; encoded by the coding sequence ATGAACGACCTCTCCCACTGGCGACAGCAAATGCACTGGCTACTGGCATGTATGCTCCTGCTGCTTACATGCTCAAGCCTGCGGGCGGTGGAAGGCATCGATATGACCACCGGCGGGCATTGGCGTGATCCCTCGGTAAAAAAGCCTTGGTCCGTCGATGGTAAAAACGTCTATGGAACCGACGGTCACTACTTCTTTAATGTCAGCACCAGCAGCAAAAAGAAGTCAAACAACCGCCCCATTGAGGAAAATCGACTGGTATCACTGCCCGACTATATCACACAGGTCACGCCCGCTGCGAATTCCGTCACGGCGAGCTCTAACGGATATCTGAAAATCGACCATCCTACGGAAGATTTACCCGCGAAAGTCGAGTCGGGCTTACTAATCATAAAACAGCCCAAAGACATCCGCACAGTCGATGCACTGCAAATCAAGCTCGGCAAACTGCCCCAGCCTTATGGAATACGAATCGGAATACTAATAAACAATGCAGATAAACTGAAACTCTCGCCGCAAGCAGTCAGCCTGCGCACTAGCGACGGCAATTGGAAGCGCCGCATCATCGACATTCCTGACTCACTCAAAGGCACTTGGGTCTTTTTTAACGTTCCGGCCACTCATTCCGGACAATCGCTCATCCTCTCCTTGAGCTCACGCAACGAGCGTATCACCACGCTTGGAGGACTGATCTTTGATGCGCCCATCAGTGAAGACCCACAGATGGCGCTGTCAGTCACCACAACCACGCCGATTGAAACAAATGCAGAAGTCGTGTGGAAAGCGGACATTCATAACAACAAAACGGAGCAACTGGAATGGACAGAATGGCTCGCCCAGCAACTGCTCCGATCCTACCGTCAAAACAAAGCACGTTTACAAGCAATCGAAGCCGAGTTAGCCACACTCCCCGTCACCTACGGTGGGGAGCCCACTGGCAGCGGCGGCTACCTCACTTCGTGGCAAAGTTCCGCCTTCAATCGAACACGCTTGATGTTCAAGTGGCAGCAGCCAGTCGAAATTGATGCGGTCGCCCTGCTCCCGCTTAGACTGTATCTCGGCGACGAGGCCGGCCTGACTGAGAACGCGTATTGGCCAAACGATATCGAGATACGGGCCAGTGTAGACGGGGAATTTGTCAGCCTCGCACACCTCGTAGACTCACAGCAGGACATTCGACATTCATTACCTGAATTTGTGACATTCGAGCCGATTCAAACCCAATTACTGGAAATCCGGTTTACCAACTTACCCAAACGGATGGGAAACAATCAATATGCGGGCGGATTCTCTGAGATCTTCGTATTTTCAGGCAAGGCAAATATCGCCCCCAGAGCCAGACTCACGACCAATAGTAGCCGCGAAGGTTATCGAGTCTTTTCACGCGACTACCTCACCGATGAGCAAACCCCACTCGGTTTACCTGAAATCGGCCCACGAAGCTCCGGCGGCTTGGGCTTTACACTCGTCACGCGGCAACGCCTGCACGAACCCAGTCAAAAATTGGATCTGATCTACCCAGAGGATCAAACCATCGATGCCGTGCGACTCGACCCTGCGGTTATTTATAAACCGGGCCAAGCCTTCCCGGTGCGTTTCACGATTGAGCTGTTGGATGCAGACGAAAACCCGCTCGTGAGTGACAACAGCTACCGTGAAATTCCCCTCAGAAACCCTGGCTTGAACCCTTACACGGCACACTTCCCTGCGACTTCGTCTAGAATCGTTAGACTTAACTTCATCGAATCCTCGCAGCCAACCGAACTGTCGCGCCCCTGGATCCAATTAAGCGAAATGACCCCCCTCTACCAAGGCAGCCCGCTGCCACTCATCGGCCGTGTATTCAACCCTCAAAAGAGTCAGCCCAGAATCGCCCGAGGACTCAGCGATCCCTCTGGCATTCAACTATTCTGGTCCGATCAATCCGTTTACGATGGCATGACTCAATCGGGCAAACTCCTGCCACACCGGGAATGGCTCGAAGGACTGAATCGCCGGCAACGTTTACTAGAGGAACAAAAACACCTAAGCACAGCACAAGTCGCCACACTTAAAGAAGTGCGCCTGCTATCCCAGTGGATCACCCTCGCCCTCATCGTGCTGCTACTGTCCAGCGCACTCTATTATACGATCCACCATCGCCTCCAAGTCAGGCGCGAGATGCGCGACACCCGCGAACGAATCGCCAGTGATCTACACGATGACGTGGGCAGTAACCTCGGCACCATCAATATACACACCGAATACTTGATGGATCAAATCAAAGACCCTGCCCACACGGCACGGCTCAAAGCAATCTTCAAGCTGGCCAAAGAAAGCAGCTTCGGCCTGCGGGAAGTGCTGCATACCACCGCGCCTCGCATTGGCCGATCGCAAAATCTACTGCCACACCTGGAAGAGCTCACTAAGCTCAGTCTCTTTGACGTCCAATACTCCCTGCAACTCGATCCTGCCAGCAATACGGCTCTAAGCGCGCCCCTCCTGCGTAAGGACTTTCTACTCTTTTATAAAGAAGCACTTTATAACATTCAGCATCATGCCGCCTGCAGCCAAGTGCAGATCTCATTGCAGCAGACCCCACGCACCATCGAGCTCACCATATCTGATAACGGCGTCGGTATGAGTCAGGAAAAACTGGCGAAGAAACACACCCTACGCACGCTCAAACTGCGCGCCAAAGGCCTCAAAGCAGAGCTCCAGATTCAATCGGAAGTCAATCAGGGCACCCACATCCGACTCAGTATCCCCCACACAGCCATGCCGCAGGCGGATACAAATAAGTAA
- a CDS encoding 3-oxoacyl-ACP synthase III, with protein MNFKNVAIESIAYSLPDEVWTSADVEAKLAPVYQRLRLPEGRLELMTGIQERRFYPAGTPASVASAQAGEAVLAQSSFDREQIDLLIHAAVCRDRLEPATAAYVHGLLKLSGRAQIFDVSNACLGFLNAMVVAGSMIESGQIERALICSGENGRPLVENTLQQLMQPELTRQSIKPYFANLTIGAGAVAAVLCRKDLAPKSCPLMTAAVVETDTSHNQLCQGDSAGEALEMLTDSEELLVAGIGVATRAWAQFVAATGWTAETPDRIITHQVGKAHSRELFKALGLDLAKDFTTFETLGNVGSVSCPITLATAMEQGAYCAGQKAALLGIGSGLSSIMMAVEWPQA; from the coding sequence GTGAATTTTAAAAATGTAGCCATCGAATCGATCGCGTATTCGCTCCCGGATGAGGTGTGGACCTCGGCGGATGTGGAAGCGAAACTGGCGCCCGTCTATCAACGTTTGCGCTTGCCTGAGGGGCGCTTGGAGCTGATGACCGGCATTCAGGAGCGTCGTTTTTACCCTGCGGGCACGCCGGCCTCAGTCGCGTCGGCGCAAGCTGGTGAGGCGGTATTAGCCCAGTCTTCTTTTGATCGTGAGCAGATTGATTTATTGATACATGCTGCCGTCTGTCGCGATCGTCTGGAGCCGGCGACGGCCGCTTATGTGCATGGCTTGCTGAAGCTTTCTGGCCGGGCGCAGATTTTTGATGTGTCCAATGCGTGTTTGGGCTTTCTCAATGCCATGGTGGTGGCGGGGAGTATGATCGAGAGTGGGCAGATTGAGCGTGCTTTGATTTGTTCAGGAGAGAATGGCCGCCCTTTAGTGGAAAACACCTTGCAGCAGTTGATGCAGCCAGAGCTCACCCGGCAGTCGATCAAACCGTATTTTGCGAATTTGACTATTGGAGCGGGCGCGGTTGCGGCGGTGCTTTGTCGTAAGGATTTGGCGCCAAAGTCGTGTCCATTAATGACTGCTGCGGTGGTGGAGACGGATACCTCCCACAATCAGCTATGTCAGGGGGATAGTGCGGGCGAGGCCTTGGAGATGTTGACCGATTCGGAGGAACTTTTGGTGGCAGGGATTGGTGTGGCCACTCGCGCGTGGGCGCAATTTGTCGCGGCCACTGGATGGACGGCGGAGACGCCGGATCGAATCATCACTCACCAAGTCGGCAAGGCACATTCACGCGAACTGTTTAAAGCCTTGGGCCTGGACCTCGCCAAAGATTTTACCACTTTTGAAACGCTGGGTAATGTTGGCTCGGTCTCGTGTCCGATCACACTGGCAACGGCGATGGAGCAGGGCGCGTATTGTGCGGGGCAGAAGGCTGCACTGCTGGGGATCGGTAGTGGTTTAAGTAGTATAATGATGGCCGTGGAGTGGCCCCAAGCATGA
- a CDS encoding response regulator transcription factor, whose translation MATPPSDSSPINVCIIEDHSDFRNTLRAAINAAPSLQCNAAFSNAEDAFEYLNESGAPDIIVLDLGLPGMDGIEAIPKLRELAPETKVLILTVFENKTRVLQALGAGASGYLMKASGIKSIIQGIEDAHNGIAPLSAEIAQMVFATFRAFKPVSHEAEISDREVEVLQKLADGATRIEVADQLHVSRHTIDSHIRNIYRKLQVHNVSGAITKAAAMHII comes from the coding sequence ATGGCGACACCTCCTTCCGACTCTTCCCCCATTAATGTCTGCATCATTGAAGATCATTCAGACTTCCGTAATACCTTGCGCGCGGCGATCAATGCTGCCCCCTCGCTCCAATGTAATGCGGCTTTTTCCAATGCAGAAGATGCCTTTGAATATTTAAACGAATCGGGGGCCCCCGATATCATCGTGCTCGACCTGGGCTTGCCGGGAATGGATGGCATTGAGGCTATCCCCAAACTTCGCGAGCTCGCGCCGGAAACCAAAGTGCTCATTCTGACAGTGTTTGAGAATAAGACCCGTGTCTTACAAGCCCTCGGGGCCGGCGCTTCAGGCTACTTGATGAAGGCTTCAGGCATCAAATCGATCATTCAAGGAATCGAAGATGCCCATAATGGAATCGCGCCACTAAGCGCAGAAATCGCGCAAATGGTCTTTGCCACCTTCCGTGCATTCAAGCCGGTATCGCACGAAGCCGAAATTTCTGACCGTGAAGTCGAAGTGCTACAGAAACTGGCTGATGGGGCGACACGGATCGAAGTCGCCGATCAATTACATGTCAGCCGGCACACGATCGACAGCCACATCCGCAATATCTATCGAAAATTACAAGTGCACAACGTCTCCGGAGCGATCACCAAGGCGGCGGCCATGCATATCATTTGA
- a CDS encoding sulfatase: MKMKLLSRTLLLLLPLCSLATTAQAEARPRPNVLLLLTDDLGWQDIKAYDIDEPSPMETPNIDALAGKGVMFWQAYSPAPTCAPSRCAIISGVHPARAQKTHVVGGAPPKPINKHLRMMDPWYSGRMPEDTFTIARALKQAGYVTGHSGKWHIAIDHHAFPQPEDVGFDYTRSDRGSRGGMKDRLKDFATDAPNDPYRLDANGYPYHQTNVDAITFIEENKDQPFFLYYATWLVHTPIHTRAQEHLEKYAKKLGVDPANLPSRDTPGQTNPFYCAMVEELDYYVGQVFEYLETTEDPRWPGHMLSENTYIIFTSDNGGMEGGRDERYTDNHPLARGKISAMEGGTRVPLIIVGPEIPAGVQTDVLANGLDFYPTILSMVGAAKPEDKILDGTDLLPLLTQDPTDPNLVKGANGEVRDTMMWHFPHGHALESTIRIGDYKLIHNYDHVNDPDTEALELYRLYDSTSGEAKRVDIEESNNLAATMPEKAEAMYQKLKGMLTEMKASYPYYNPTTTNNLPHKEKVPTVLETRVQGNRVAAQFEEHGAKVVHADLIYTLNGGDRYEEWFRAPATVNANGWVTAELPEGTTHYIFNLIDENNFLVSYPDLDGVKGKVAYSDYALKKG; the protein is encoded by the coding sequence ATGAAAATGAAATTATTATCCCGCACACTCTTGTTGCTGCTGCCTCTATGTAGTTTGGCCACGACCGCACAGGCGGAAGCACGCCCACGACCGAATGTGCTTTTATTACTGACCGATGACCTCGGCTGGCAGGATATCAAAGCATACGACATCGACGAGCCCTCGCCAATGGAGACACCCAACATTGATGCGCTCGCTGGTAAAGGCGTGATGTTTTGGCAGGCATATTCACCTGCGCCGACCTGCGCGCCCTCACGCTGCGCGATTATTAGTGGTGTGCACCCTGCACGCGCGCAGAAGACGCACGTGGTCGGTGGCGCGCCTCCCAAGCCTATTAACAAGCACCTGCGGATGATGGACCCTTGGTATAGTGGTCGCATGCCTGAGGATACCTTCACGATTGCCAGAGCCTTGAAACAGGCTGGCTATGTGACTGGACATTCCGGCAAGTGGCACATCGCGATCGATCATCACGCTTTTCCTCAGCCAGAAGATGTCGGCTTCGATTATACACGTTCGGACCGCGGTTCGCGCGGTGGGATGAAGGATCGCCTTAAAGATTTCGCGACTGATGCGCCAAATGATCCCTACCGTTTGGATGCGAACGGCTATCCTTATCATCAAACCAATGTCGACGCCATCACCTTCATCGAAGAAAACAAGGACCAGCCGTTCTTTCTCTACTACGCGACCTGGTTGGTGCACACGCCGATTCATACCCGTGCGCAAGAGCACTTGGAAAAATATGCGAAGAAGCTCGGAGTCGATCCCGCGAACTTACCCTCGCGCGACACTCCCGGTCAGACCAACCCCTTTTACTGCGCGATGGTTGAAGAACTGGATTACTATGTCGGGCAAGTCTTTGAGTATCTGGAAACGACCGAAGACCCACGCTGGCCAGGACATATGTTGAGCGAGAATACCTATATTATCTTCACCTCGGACAACGGTGGCATGGAAGGCGGGCGCGATGAGCGCTACACCGATAACCACCCCCTCGCGCGTGGCAAGATCTCGGCGATGGAAGGGGGCACGCGTGTGCCCTTGATCATAGTCGGTCCGGAGATTCCAGCCGGCGTGCAAACCGATGTTCTCGCCAACGGCCTCGATTTTTATCCCACGATTCTTTCCATGGTTGGCGCTGCGAAGCCCGAAGACAAGATCCTTGATGGCACGGATCTCTTGCCCTTGCTTACGCAAGATCCGACCGACCCGAATCTGGTGAAAGGCGCGAACGGCGAAGTGCGCGATACCATGATGTGGCACTTCCCACATGGTCATGCCTTGGAGAGCACGATTCGAATCGGGGACTATAAGTTGATCCATAACTACGACCATGTGAATGACCCCGATACGGAAGCCCTGGAGCTCTATCGTCTGTATGACTCGACTTCCGGAGAGGCCAAGCGTGTGGATATCGAAGAGTCCAACAACCTCGCCGCGACTATGCCGGAAAAAGCGGAAGCGATGTATCAGAAATTAAAGGGCATGCTCACCGAAATGAAGGCCAGTTATCCATATTATAACCCGACCACCACTAATAATCTGCCGCATAAAGAGAAGGTGCCGACTGTTCTTGAAACCCGGGTTCAGGGCAACCGAGTCGCCGCGCAGTTTGAAGAGCATGGAGCCAAAGTGGTGCATGCGGATTTGATTTATACACTCAACGGTGGCGATCGCTATGAAGAGTGGTTTCGTGCGCCGGCAACGGTCAATGCCAATGGCTGGGTGACGGCGGAGCTCCCGGAGGGGACGACCCACTATATCTTCAACTTGATCGACGAGAATAACTTCCTAGTCAGTTATCCCGACCTCGATGGGGTGAAAGGGAAGGTCGCTTACTCCGACTACGCGCTTAAGAAGGGATGA
- a CDS encoding YitT family protein — MRRLLTDYSILVLAGVLYAVALKYFVLPSKVILTGTEGIATALSYYYDSYWLFIMLYMVFQAGLLTFAFARVSRVFALRSLVVVAVVVLALAFLPELSFADPDPSNERIILVLFGGLLAGVAKAMAFTHRGSTGDEDILGAYFASKYLKPVGSIAIFAAMLSTAFGLNMDLIKNGEFESVVNTLMYTCIYIFASAETLNNLYKKFKITMLAIITNELKPVGEAITKASAHRTYTVHQGQGGHRGEDCHIVRTIITHEELPQMVAAIQAADPSCFYYHHDIEGISGRYYIAPIA, encoded by the coding sequence ATGCGCCGCTTGTTAACTGACTATAGTATTCTCGTTCTGGCTGGGGTGCTGTATGCAGTGGCCTTGAAATATTTTGTGCTGCCGTCTAAGGTGATTCTGACCGGAACTGAAGGCATTGCGACTGCGCTGTCCTATTATTACGATAGCTATTGGCTTTTCATCATGCTTTACATGGTTTTCCAAGCTGGCTTGTTGACATTTGCTTTTGCGCGCGTGAGTCGTGTCTTTGCCTTGCGCTCCTTAGTGGTTGTCGCAGTCGTGGTGCTGGCCCTTGCGTTTTTGCCGGAGTTGAGTTTTGCCGATCCTGATCCGAGTAATGAGCGTATTATATTGGTTCTTTTTGGCGGGTTGCTGGCTGGAGTGGCCAAGGCAATGGCCTTTACTCATCGGGGCTCGACGGGTGATGAAGACATTCTCGGGGCTTATTTTGCGTCTAAGTATTTGAAGCCGGTGGGTTCGATCGCTATTTTCGCTGCGATGCTCTCTACCGCATTTGGCTTGAATATGGACTTGATTAAGAATGGGGAGTTTGAGTCGGTGGTGAATACTTTGATGTATACTTGTATTTATATCTTCGCATCGGCGGAGACTTTGAATAACTTGTATAAGAAATTCAAAATTACGATGTTGGCGATCATCACCAATGAGTTGAAGCCAGTCGGTGAGGCCATCACCAAGGCTTCAGCGCACCGCACGTATACGGTGCATCAGGGGCAGGGGGGGCATCGTGGCGAGGATTGCCACATCGTGCGGACGATTATTACACACGAGGAATTGCCACAAATGGTGGCCGCGATTCAAGCTGCGGATCCGAGTTGCTTTTATTATCATCACGATATCGAGGGTATTTCCGGGCGCTATTATATCGCTCCGATTGCTTGA
- a CDS encoding sulfatase family protein, with product MKLSSCSLRRSLLGLCLAALPLLAQAKEAVERPNIVVVMADNMGWGDSGTYGHPTIQSPNLDALAAQGMKFTQGYSAAGVCSPSRSAILTGRTPYRNGVWRHLSGVHQAHLRASEITYPELLREVGYQTCHVGKWHLLSRQQFDNPEYPQVGEQGGFDYWFATHNNADPSHKNPNNFIRNGEHVGELEGYSAPLVADEAIHWINELRDPEKPFVMSVWFHEPHKPIATDIKFSSLYPNESERDATYYGNITQLDYALGEVMKALDANGLTDNTLLIFTSDNGPVPSSGGDSGGLRGNKRNDFEGGIRVPFLVRWPGHIEPGTVSDTPVIGTDIFSTVLDIVDVPAPQDRTIDGASMLPVFAGKEAKREIPMFWRTHVSSPEDRVAMRLGDWKIVGNDTLTKFMLFNVQEDSQEKKDLASQMPEKLDEMKRLLVKTWNDINAEGPNEWWEGENNKPVRGGTFNY from the coding sequence ATGAAATTATCCTCTTGCTCACTTAGACGTTCTTTACTCGGCCTATGTCTCGCAGCTTTGCCGCTGCTCGCTCAAGCAAAGGAGGCCGTCGAGCGTCCAAACATTGTCGTCGTCATGGCGGACAACATGGGCTGGGGCGACTCGGGCACCTACGGTCATCCCACCATTCAGTCGCCGAACCTCGATGCGCTGGCTGCGCAAGGAATGAAATTTACCCAAGGCTATTCGGCTGCCGGGGTTTGCTCGCCTTCGCGTTCCGCCATACTCACAGGACGCACTCCTTATCGTAATGGCGTCTGGCGTCACTTGTCTGGCGTGCATCAAGCGCATCTACGCGCCAGCGAGATCACGTATCCGGAGCTCTTGCGCGAAGTTGGCTACCAGACCTGTCACGTCGGCAAATGGCATCTGCTTTCCAGACAACAGTTCGACAATCCCGAATACCCGCAAGTGGGGGAGCAGGGCGGTTTCGATTACTGGTTTGCGACTCATAACAACGCCGACCCGAGCCATAAGAATCCTAATAACTTCATTCGCAACGGCGAGCACGTCGGTGAGTTGGAAGGCTACTCCGCACCGCTCGTTGCCGATGAAGCCATTCACTGGATCAACGAACTGCGGGACCCCGAGAAACCCTTCGTCATGTCCGTATGGTTTCACGAGCCACACAAGCCCATCGCTACTGACATCAAGTTTTCCTCGCTCTATCCCAACGAATCCGAACGGGACGCCACTTACTATGGAAATATCACACAACTGGACTATGCCCTCGGCGAGGTCATGAAAGCGCTCGACGCCAATGGATTGACCGACAATACCCTGTTGATCTTCACCTCCGACAATGGCCCCGTCCCCTCATCCGGTGGTGATTCCGGAGGCTTACGTGGCAATAAGCGCAACGACTTCGAAGGCGGCATCCGCGTGCCTTTCCTCGTCCGCTGGCCTGGGCACATTGAGCCCGGCACGGTGAGCGACACGCCCGTCATCGGCACCGACATTTTTTCGACTGTCTTGGACATCGTCGATGTTCCAGCACCGCAGGACCGCACCATCGACGGCGCCAGCATGCTGCCTGTCTTTGCAGGCAAAGAAGCGAAGCGCGAGATCCCGATGTTTTGGCGCACACACGTCTCTTCCCCGGAAGACCGCGTGGCCATGCGCCTCGGAGATTGGAAGATCGTGGGCAACGACACGCTTACAAAATTCATGCTCTTCAACGTGCAGGAAGACAGTCAGGAGAAAAAGGACCTAGCTTCCCAAATGCCCGAGAAACTCGACGAGATGAAGCGACTGCTGGTCAAGACATGGAATGACATCAACGCCGAAGGCCCCAACGAATGGTGGGAGGGTGAAAACAACAAGCCAGTCCGCGGCGGCACGTTCAATTATTAA
- a CDS encoding glycosyl hydrolase family 95 catalytic domain-containing protein — protein sequence MFKKTFKALLLLALSATTLPATATEVQVDVNWPDFLARHDLVWEESPMAWHDGPFMGNGMLGTMLHQLDDHQLRISLGRADAEDHKKEGPPFISQSRLPNGYFTLTTAGKITGFEGRLDLYNAETRVRVSTDQGSLDIRAFVHSEDMVIAYELTPSGGEKGAHLDFVPLKAIAPARLQADLEIAEKGKKAHSSRRGWASSPYEYNPDPVLSKVAGYDVSRQTLVAGGEIGTAWTIREEANGARLLLVSIEHSYPEATAVKDAVAHLKKVQGESFESMLARHRVWWHNYYPKSFISLDDTRMESFYWIQVYKFAAGARKGRAFMDTMGPWMVENTAWANGWFNLNTQLSYWFLSTANRFEVAESLFTKLDEKLPTLVANMPAEYGDDSAGMSTIVPQTFISPFPRGKLGFTGELLWTCHDYWLMLERTMDAERTTEKFFPLLKKSVNTYLHIMEEGADGKLHLPYTRSPEYGGGEDCNFNLSLFRWGCATLVEIAERYQINDPLLPKWKDVLARLVDYPVNENGYMVAKDFPFEQSHRHYSHLMMIYPLCEINIDQPENRELIAKSVDHWINYPGRGNAGYSWSGAAAMYALQQDGETAGKYLDIFMKMQELYPNNPAEIHPTTMYTETARVQPVTETPLSLCDSMQLMLLQSWGDTIRVFPAIPKAWKNVSFDGLLAKGGFEISATRKDGRTEFVSVKSNAGESCILKLDFQPERVEGIAKSAVKRLADGRFEVALQQGDEAIFYNKNVAQAYVAPVQALPENCNTFGLK from the coding sequence ATGTTTAAGAAAACGTTTAAAGCCTTATTACTACTCGCTCTGTCGGCGACTACACTGCCTGCGACTGCCACGGAGGTGCAAGTCGATGTCAATTGGCCGGATTTTTTGGCGCGGCACGATCTGGTGTGGGAAGAATCGCCGATGGCCTGGCACGATGGCCCCTTCATGGGCAATGGTATGTTGGGCACGATGCTGCATCAGCTCGATGATCACCAACTCCGGATCAGTCTCGGCCGTGCCGACGCAGAAGATCATAAGAAGGAGGGGCCGCCCTTCATTTCTCAATCTCGACTGCCGAACGGTTACTTTACGCTGACTACCGCAGGGAAGATCACAGGATTTGAAGGACGCTTGGATTTGTATAATGCAGAAACACGCGTCCGCGTGAGCACCGATCAAGGTAGTCTCGATATACGCGCTTTCGTGCACAGCGAAGATATGGTTATCGCGTATGAGCTAACGCCCTCGGGTGGCGAAAAGGGCGCGCACTTAGACTTCGTGCCACTCAAGGCCATCGCGCCGGCGCGCTTACAGGCGGATCTCGAGATCGCCGAGAAGGGGAAAAAGGCACACTCTAGTCGCAGAGGTTGGGCTTCGTCTCCGTACGAATACAATCCAGATCCAGTTTTGTCCAAGGTCGCGGGCTATGACGTCAGCCGCCAAACGCTCGTCGCGGGTGGGGAAATCGGCACGGCTTGGACCATTCGCGAGGAAGCGAATGGAGCGCGCCTGCTACTTGTTTCGATTGAGCACAGTTATCCGGAAGCCACCGCGGTGAAGGACGCGGTCGCACATTTGAAAAAGGTGCAAGGCGAGTCGTTCGAGAGCATGCTGGCGCGTCACCGCGTGTGGTGGCACAATTACTATCCGAAGAGTTTCATCAGTTTGGACGACACACGGATGGAAAGTTTCTATTGGATACAGGTGTATAAATTTGCTGCCGGTGCCCGCAAGGGACGTGCCTTTATGGACACGATGGGGCCGTGGATGGTTGAAAATACCGCCTGGGCCAACGGCTGGTTTAATTTGAATACACAGTTGTCCTATTGGTTTTTATCGACCGCCAACCGCTTCGAAGTGGCGGAGAGTCTTTTCACTAAACTTGATGAAAAGTTGCCGACCTTAGTCGCAAACATGCCAGCTGAATACGGTGATGACAGCGCGGGTATGTCGACGATTGTGCCGCAGACGTTCATCAGCCCCTTTCCCCGCGGTAAGCTCGGCTTCACTGGCGAACTGCTGTGGACCTGTCACGACTACTGGCTGATGCTGGAGCGCACCATGGACGCCGAGCGGACCACGGAGAAATTTTTCCCGCTGTTGAAAAAGTCGGTGAATACATATTTGCACATCATGGAGGAGGGCGCAGACGGCAAATTGCATCTGCCCTATACACGCTCGCCGGAATACGGCGGTGGTGAGGATTGTAACTTCAATCTGTCGCTCTTTCGTTGGGGCTGTGCCACGCTGGTTGAGATCGCGGAGCGTTATCAGATCAACGATCCGCTCTTGCCGAAGTGGAAGGATGTGTTGGCACGCCTCGTCGATTATCCGGTCAATGAGAACGGCTACATGGTGGCGAAGGATTTTCCCTTTGAGCAATCACATCGTCATTACTCGCATCTGATGATGATCTACCCGTTGTGTGAGATCAATATCGACCAGCCAGAGAATCGTGAACTAATCGCGAAGTCGGTCGATCACTGGATCAACTATCCCGGCCGCGGGAATGCCGGCTACTCCTGGAGTGGGGCGGCGGCGATGTATGCCTTGCAGCAAGATGGCGAGACCGCGGGCAAATACCTCGATATTTTCATGAAGATGCAGGAGCTGTATCCGAACAATCCTGCGGAGATCCATCCGACCACGATGTATACCGAAACTGCGCGGGTGCAGCCAGTCACGGAAACACCGCTCTCCCTTTGCGATTCCATGCAGTTGATGCTACTCCAGAGTTGGGGCGACACGATTCGCGTCTTTCCAGCCATTCCCAAGGCGTGGAAGAACGTCTCCTTTGACGGCCTGCTCGCCAAGGGCGGCTTTGAGATCAGCGCCACACGTAAGGACGGTCGCACCGAGTTTGTCTCCGTCAAAAGTAACGCAGGAGAGTCTTGCATTTTGAAGTTAGATTTTCAGCCGGAACGCGTTGAGGGCATCGCAAAGTCTGCGGTGAAGCGCTTGGCTGATGGACGCTTCGAAGTCGCACTACAGCAGGGCGACGAGGCAATCTTCTATAATAAAAATGTCGCTCAGGCTTACGTTGCACCCGTCCAGGCACTGCCTGAGAACTGCAACACTTTTGGACTTAAATAA